Sequence from the Deinococcus sedimenti genome:
ACGCGGCCACGCAGGCCTGCAGCTGGGCGCGCAGGACCGCCTGGTCCGCGTCGGTCAGGCGGCCCAAGACCCGGCCGGTGGCGGCGCAGATGTCCGCGCAGTCCAGGTTGAGCCGGATGCAGCGCACGAGGTGCGCGAGGTGCGCCTGTTCGCTCAGGCAGGCGTCCGCGCAGGCGGTGCACACGGCGCTGCATTCGAGGCATGCGTCCAGGCACTCCGCCAGGGCGGCGGGGTCGAAGGTGGTCTGTGGCTGGGGGTGGGTTCGCAACATCGAGGATATCTGCGTGGTCATGGCGCTCCTGTGATCGGCATGCGTGAACCGTGGACCGGTGCCGCGCCGGGTCCTCGGGGCGTTGAGTGCGCAGGGGCCCTGCACCGTTACCATCGCAGCGCCGTGTAAACATTTCCTGAGAATCATGTTGGGCAGATCGTCACCCACCCCAGCCTGAGTGGACCGCGTGGAGCGGCGGGCCGGCACCCTGTACGCCGTGTGCATGTCTCCTTGCTCTCTCCCGGGCGGGCATGCCTGACCCGGACCGCGCCCCCGACCGGGACGCGCCCCTGACGTCCACGCCCCGCTGGGTCAAGGTGTTCGGCTGGGTGGGGGCGCTCGTGCTCCTGCTGGCGGTGGTGGCGCTGCTGTCCAGCGGGCAGCACGGTCCGGGCCGGCACT
This genomic interval carries:
- a CDS encoding four-helix bundle copper-binding protein; its protein translation is MTTQISSMLRTHPQPQTTFDPAALAECLDACLECSAVCTACADACLSEQAHLAHLVRCIRLNLDCADICAATGRVLGRLTDADQAVLRAQLQACVAACTACGDECANHAQHMNMAHCAVCADSCRRCAAACTRLLGSVSA